One region of Betaproteobacteria bacterium genomic DNA includes:
- a CDS encoding electron transfer flavoprotein-ubiquinone oxidoreductase: protein MRIAMAERESMEYDVLIVGAGPAGLAAAIRLKQQSADVSVCIVEKGSEVGAHILSGAVLDPIALNELIPEWHAQGAPLNQAVTEDRFMFLTQSSARQLPTWMLPGCFQNHGNYIISLANLCRWLGTQAEALGVEIYPGFAAAEVLFNDDGSVKGVATGDMGIGKGGEQTGRYQRGMELHARYTFFAEGCRGNLGKELQEKFNLRDGRDPQVYGLGLKELWEIKPDKHVPGLVVHSAGWPLQSDTYGGSFMYHMEGNQVAVGFVVGLGYKNPYLSPFEEFQRYKTHAAIRTFLEGGKRIAYGARAITAGGLQSLPKLTFPGGVLIGDDAGFLNASRIKGTHTAIKSGMLAADAVAAALKAGRSSDELTDFPVSVKKSWLHDELHKARNFKPWMSKGLYTGTMMVGIDQVVFRGKAPWTLHHQHSDHETLKKKSEVSPITYPKPDGVLTFDRLSSVFMSNTNHEEDQPAHLTLRNAGTPVNINLAMYDGPEQRYCPAGVYEFVEAPDGSRKLQINAANCVHCKTCDIKDPTQNIKWVVPEGGGGPNYPNM from the coding sequence ATGCGCATTGCCATGGCCGAACGCGAATCGATGGAATATGACGTTTTGATTGTCGGCGCGGGCCCTGCCGGGCTGGCCGCGGCGATCCGGCTGAAGCAGCAGAGCGCCGACGTGTCGGTGTGCATTGTCGAAAAGGGTTCGGAAGTTGGCGCGCATATTCTGTCGGGCGCGGTGCTCGATCCGATCGCGCTGAACGAACTGATTCCCGAATGGCACGCACAGGGTGCGCCGCTCAATCAGGCCGTGACCGAAGATCGATTCATGTTTCTGACTCAATCTTCCGCACGGCAACTTCCGACCTGGATGCTACCCGGCTGTTTCCAGAATCACGGCAATTACATTATCAGCCTGGCCAATTTGTGTCGCTGGCTGGGGACGCAAGCGGAAGCGTTAGGGGTTGAGATTTATCCCGGCTTTGCGGCGGCAGAAGTGCTGTTCAACGATGACGGTTCGGTCAAAGGGGTGGCGACCGGCGACATGGGCATCGGCAAGGGCGGCGAACAAACCGGACGCTATCAACGGGGCATGGAACTGCACGCCAGGTACACTTTTTTCGCCGAAGGTTGCAGGGGTAACCTCGGCAAGGAACTCCAGGAAAAATTCAACCTTCGCGATGGACGCGATCCGCAAGTCTATGGCTTGGGGCTGAAAGAACTTTGGGAGATCAAGCCCGACAAACACGTCCCGGGACTGGTGGTTCATAGCGCGGGCTGGCCGCTGCAGTCCGACACCTATGGCGGTTCCTTCATGTATCACATGGAAGGTAATCAGGTGGCGGTTGGCTTCGTCGTCGGGCTGGGCTACAAGAACCCCTATCTTTCGCCGTTTGAGGAATTCCAACGATACAAGACCCACGCGGCGATCCGCACTTTTCTGGAAGGCGGCAAACGCATCGCCTACGGCGCGCGCGCCATCACCGCCGGCGGCTTGCAGTCGTTGCCCAAGCTGACATTCCCGGGTGGCGTGCTGATCGGTGACGATGCCGGTTTTCTGAATGCGTCACGCATCAAGGGGACACACACCGCGATCAAGAGCGGCATGCTGGCGGCGGATGCGGTCGCGGCGGCGTTGAAAGCCGGCCGCAGCAGCGATGAACTGACCGATTTTCCGGTGAGCGTCAAAAAAAGCTGGCTGCATGATGAACTCCATAAGGCACGTAACTTCAAGCCTTGGATGTCCAAAGGACTCTACACCGGCACCATGATGGTCGGCATCGACCAGGTGGTGTTCCGCGGTAAGGCCCCGTGGACGCTGCATCACCAGCACTCGGATCACGAGACGCTGAAGAAGAAATCCGAGGTTTCGCCGATCACTTATCCAAAGCCCGATGGCGTGCTGACCTTCGATCGACTTTCCTCTGTGTTCATGTCGAACACCAATCACGAAGAAGACCAGCCCGCGCATCTCACGTTGAGGAATGCCGGCACGCCGGTGAACATCAATCTTGCGATGTATGATGGCCCGGAACAGCGCTATTGCCCGGCAGGTGTCTATGAATTTGTCGAAGCCCCTGATGGAAGCCGCAAACTGCAGATCAACGCGGCCAATTGCGTCCACTGCAAGACCTGCGATATAAAGGATCCCACGCAGAACATAAAATGGGTGGTTCCCGAAGGTGGCGGCGGGCCCAACTATCCAAACATGTAA
- the rpoE gene encoding RNA polymerase sigma factor RpoE, which yields MSDREVDQQLVVRAQAGDKRAFELLVIKYQRKVERLLSRLIRDQAEIEDVTQEAFIKAYRALANFRGDSAFYTWLYRIAVNTAKNYLMSQGRRAPTSTGYDAEEAEGFEDATGLRDIATPEAQLMSKQIAQIVNQTIDKLPEELKTAIMLREIDGLSYEEIAQIMECPIGTVRSRIFRAREAVAEQLRPQMGTSKDHRW from the coding sequence ATGAGTGATCGCGAAGTCGATCAACAATTGGTGGTGCGTGCTCAGGCTGGCGATAAGCGCGCCTTCGAGCTGCTCGTCATCAAATATCAACGCAAGGTCGAGCGCCTGCTTTCACGTCTGATCCGCGACCAGGCAGAGATCGAGGACGTTACGCAGGAGGCGTTTATCAAAGCCTATCGCGCGCTGGCCAACTTCCGCGGCGACAGTGCTTTCTATACTTGGCTGTATCGAATCGCGGTAAATACGGCAAAGAACTACCTGATGAGTCAGGGGCGGCGCGCACCGACCTCCACCGGCTATGACGCGGAGGAAGCTGAAGGTTTTGAAGACGCGACCGGTTTGCGCGATATTGCAACCCCCGAGGCACAATTGATGTCCAAGCAAATCGCGCAGATCGTCAATCAGACCATCGACAAATTGCCCGAAGAACTAAAAACTGCGATCATGCTGCGCGAGATTGACGGCCTGTCGTATGAAGAAATTGCACAGATAATGGAGTGCCCGATCGGAACAGTGCGTTCAAGAATTTTTCGCGCGCGGGAAGCGGTTGCGGAGCAATTGCGCCCGCAAATGGGCACGTCGAAGGACCACAGGTGGTAA
- the nadB gene encoding L-aspartate oxidase: MKQYDVLIIGSGLAGMSLALRLAATKRVALVTKNELLDAASAWAQGGIAAVLGADDSPENHIRDTHVAGAGLCKDEAVRFVVENGRRAVEWLVEQGVPFTHDDINQAELHLTREGGHSHRRIVHAADATGRAVQKTLAQQLKSHPNVEVLEHHLAVDLITSNKLARDLAVPIEPNRCHGAYVLNNLTGMVATLGAQFTVLATGGTGKVYLYTSNPDVATGDGLAMGWRAGCRVANMEFIQFHPTCLYHPAAKSYLISEAVRGEGGHLKIPTTGERFMLQHDERAELAPRDIVARAIDFEMKKRGLDFVHLDITHKPANFLKAHFPNIYEKCLSLGIDITTDPIPVVPAAHYTCGGLVVDLNGRTDIDGLYAIGEVTCTGLHGANRLASNSLLECLVFSEAVEKDMRAQPAFETPVLPYWDESRVTNADEEVIISHNWDELRRFMWDYVGIVRTDKRLERALRRIDLLKGEIHEYYANFRISNDLIELRNLVQTAELIVRCAAERKESRGLHFSLDYPNMAVVAKDTVLTP, from the coding sequence ATGAAGCAATATGACGTTCTCATCATAGGCAGCGGCTTGGCAGGCATGTCGCTGGCATTGCGTCTCGCAGCGACAAAGAGAGTCGCGCTGGTGACCAAAAACGAGCTGCTGGATGCCGCAAGCGCTTGGGCGCAGGGCGGGATCGCCGCCGTACTCGGCGCCGATGATTCCCCGGAAAATCACATCCGCGATACCCACGTTGCCGGCGCCGGGCTCTGCAAGGATGAGGCGGTGCGTTTTGTCGTGGAAAATGGCCGGCGCGCCGTCGAGTGGCTGGTTGAGCAAGGTGTCCCGTTTACGCACGACGACATAAATCAGGCGGAATTGCACCTCACACGCGAAGGCGGGCATTCGCACCGCCGCATCGTGCATGCGGCCGACGCGACCGGTCGCGCGGTGCAGAAAACGCTGGCGCAACAATTGAAATCGCACCCGAACGTCGAAGTGCTTGAGCACCACTTGGCGGTCGATCTCATCACCTCAAACAAGCTTGCCCGTGATCTGGCCGTGCCGATTGAACCCAATCGCTGCCACGGCGCCTATGTACTCAACAACTTGACCGGAATGGTCGCCACGCTCGGCGCCCAATTTACCGTTCTTGCCACGGGCGGAACGGGCAAGGTCTATCTCTATACGTCCAATCCGGACGTGGCAACCGGCGATGGCCTGGCGATGGGCTGGCGCGCCGGCTGCCGGGTCGCGAATATGGAGTTCATCCAGTTTCATCCGACTTGTCTGTATCACCCGGCGGCCAAGTCATACCTGATCAGCGAGGCGGTGCGCGGCGAAGGTGGGCACCTCAAAATTCCGACAACGGGTGAACGCTTCATGCTTCAACACGATGAACGCGCGGAATTGGCGCCACGCGATATCGTCGCCCGCGCCATCGACTTCGAAATGAAAAAGCGCGGCCTCGATTTCGTGCATCTGGACATCACGCATAAGCCCGCGAATTTCCTGAAGGCACATTTTCCCAATATTTATGAAAAATGCCTGTCGCTCGGCATCGATATCACGACAGATCCTATTCCGGTGGTGCCGGCGGCGCATTACACCTGCGGGGGGCTGGTCGTCGATTTGAATGGGCGTACCGACATTGATGGCCTTTATGCGATCGGCGAAGTGACCTGTACTGGGCTGCATGGCGCCAATCGGCTGGCCAGCAATTCGCTGCTCGAGTGCCTGGTCTTTTCCGAGGCGGTTGAAAAGGACATGCGGGCACAACCAGCGTTTGAGACGCCGGTGCTACCGTATTGGGATGAAAGCCGCGTGACCAACGCGGATGAGGAAGTCATCATCTCGCACAACTGGGATGAACTCAGGCGTTTCATGTGGGACTACGTCGGCATCGTGCGCACCGACAAGCGCCTCGAGCGCGCGCTTCGCCGCATCGATCTCCTCAAGGGAGAAATTCACGAGTATTACGCCAATTTTCGTATTTCCAATGATCTGATCGAGCTGCGAAACCTGGTACAGACGGCCGAGCTGATTGTGCGATGCGCGGCCGAACGAAAAGAGAGCCGCGGACTGCATTTCAGTCTCGATTATCCCAATATGGCGGTGGTTGCCAAGGATACGGTATTGACGCCGTGA
- a CDS encoding sigma-E factor negative regulatory protein, whose product MNEKLSALMDGELARDEAQGVIKKLGSDYTQRESWGAYHLIGACLRGDAIGNAGSKASPRNTAPKRSSRDWRQSQRFWRRPRSETIARGKPNPDGLGNGCVSRHGVRCGCGCLQAAARCNGCAGIAGATGGTATGGRRLTATCAGGSEGQRLSCGASAVCQSGRFSGGHPEPTARCCP is encoded by the coding sequence ATGAACGAAAAATTGTCCGCGCTGATGGATGGCGAATTGGCCCGCGATGAAGCCCAGGGCGTCATCAAGAAACTCGGCAGCGACTATACGCAACGCGAGAGTTGGGGTGCCTATCATTTGATCGGCGCATGTTTGCGTGGGGACGCGATTGGCAACGCCGGCTCCAAAGCGTCGCCACGCAACACTGCACCGAAGCGATCTTCGCGCGATTGGCGGCAGAGCCAACGGTTCTGGCGCCGGCCTCGATCAGAAACCATCGCGCGTGGAAAGCCGAACCCGGATGGCCTTGGCAATGGCTGCGTCAGTCGTCACGGTGTCCGCTGTGGGTGTGGTTGCCTTCAAGCAGCAGCAAGGTGCAACGGTTGCGCCGGTATCGCTGGTGCAACAGGTGGCACCGCAACCGGTGGCCGACGCCTCACTGCAACGTGCGCAGGCGGATCTGAGGGTCAACGACTATCTTGTGGTGCATCGGCAGTTTGCCAATCCGGGCGCTTTTCAGGCGGCCACCCTGAACCAACCGCGCGATGTTGCCCGTGA
- the rplT gene encoding 50S ribosomal protein L20 encodes MPRVKRGVTARARHKKILNLAKGYRGRRSTVFRIAKEAVMKAGQYAYRDRRNKKRVFRALWIARINAAARNGGMTYSRFMNGLKKAHIEVDRKVLADLAVMDKPAFARFMEQAKAGLAA; translated from the coding sequence ATGCCTAGAGTTAAACGTGGTGTAACTGCCCGCGCCCGTCACAAGAAAATTCTCAATCTGGCCAAAGGTTATCGCGGTCGCCGCAGCACCGTATTCCGCATCGCCAAAGAAGCGGTGATGAAGGCCGGCCAGTACGCTTACCGCGATCGTCGAAACAAGAAACGCGTGTTCCGTGCGCTGTGGATTGCCCGGATCAATGCGGCCGCGCGGAATGGCGGCATGACCTATTCGCGTTTCATGAACGGACTGAAAAAAGCCCACATTGAAGTCGATCGTAAAGTGCTGGCGGATCTGGCGGTAATGGACAAGCCGGCATTTGCGCGATTTATGGAGCAAGCCAAAGCTGGCCTTGCTGCGTAG
- the thrS gene encoding threonine--tRNA ligase, with translation MISITLPDKSVRQFDDPVTVAEVAASIGAGLAKAALGGKVDGKLVDTSFVIENDATLAIVTDKDADGLELIRHSTAHLLAYAVKSLFPDAQVTIGPVIEHGFYYDFSYKRPFTPEDLVAIEQRMAELAKRDIPVTRKVLPRDEAVAFFKGLGEHYKAEIIASIPADQDVSLYSEGDFTDLCRGPHVPSTGKLKVFKLMKVAGAYWRGDSKNEMLQRIYGTAWAKKEEQDHHLNMLAEAEKRDHRKIGKQLDLFHMQDEAPGMVFWHPKGWAIWQQVEQYMRTVYQENGYQEIRCPQILAKGLWEKSGHWENYKDNMFTTESEKHDYAIKPMNCPGHIQVFNSDLRSYRDLPLRYGEFGSCHRNEASGALHGIMRVRGFVQDDGHIFCTEDQIQQECLDFTRLLQKVYADFGFKDIIYKLSTRPDKRVGSDEFWDKAEKALADSLNTCGVPWEELKGEGAFYGPKIEYSLKDALGRVWQCGTMQVDFNMPILLGAEYVDDHSTRRSPVMLHRAIVGSLERFIGILIENHAGALPVWLAPVQVVALDVTEHQASYVNEVVSGLKAAGFRVQPDLRNEKISYKIREHSLQKVPFLLVLGDKELQAKTVTARVRDGKGGGENLPPMRLEAFISHLRAEIAARR, from the coding sequence ATGATTTCCATCACCTTGCCCGACAAATCAGTACGACAATTTGACGATCCCGTCACAGTTGCGGAAGTGGCAGCAAGCATCGGCGCGGGCCTCGCCAAGGCGGCACTCGGCGGCAAGGTAGATGGAAAGCTGGTCGATACCAGTTTCGTCATCGAAAATGACGCCACGCTCGCCATTGTCACCGACAAGGACGCCGACGGCCTGGAATTGATTCGCCATTCGACGGCACATCTGCTCGCCTATGCCGTGAAATCATTGTTTCCCGACGCCCAAGTGACGATTGGTCCTGTGATTGAGCACGGCTTTTACTACGACTTCTCATACAAACGGCCGTTCACACCGGAAGATCTGGTCGCCATCGAGCAAAGAATGGCCGAACTCGCCAAGCGCGATATTCCCGTTACGCGCAAGGTGTTGCCGCGCGACGAAGCGGTCGCGTTTTTCAAGGGGCTCGGTGAGCACTACAAGGCAGAAATCATTGCATCAATTCCTGCCGACCAGGACGTTTCACTCTATTCGGAAGGCGATTTTACGGATCTTTGCCGTGGCCCGCACGTGCCGTCCACGGGCAAGTTGAAAGTGTTCAAGTTGATGAAAGTGGCCGGCGCCTATTGGCGTGGCGACTCGAAGAACGAGATGCTCCAGCGAATATATGGGACAGCCTGGGCGAAGAAGGAAGAGCAGGACCACCATCTGAACATGCTCGCAGAAGCCGAAAAGCGCGACCATCGCAAGATCGGCAAGCAACTCGACTTGTTCCACATGCAGGATGAGGCGCCGGGCATGGTGTTCTGGCATCCCAAAGGCTGGGCCATCTGGCAACAGGTTGAGCAATACATGCGCACGGTTTACCAGGAAAACGGCTATCAGGAAATCCGCTGTCCGCAAATTCTCGCGAAAGGGTTGTGGGAAAAATCCGGACATTGGGAAAACTACAAAGACAACATGTTCACGACAGAGTCGGAGAAACATGACTATGCAATCAAACCGATGAACTGTCCGGGTCACATCCAGGTCTTCAATTCCGACCTGCGTTCATACCGCGATTTGCCGCTGCGCTATGGCGAGTTTGGCTCTTGCCACCGCAACGAAGCATCCGGCGCTTTGCACGGCATCATGCGGGTACGCGGGTTTGTGCAGGACGATGGTCATATTTTTTGCACAGAAGATCAGATTCAGCAGGAGTGCCTTGATTTCACTAGACTTTTGCAGAAGGTTTACGCCGACTTTGGTTTCAAAGACATCATCTACAAACTGTCGACGAGGCCCGACAAACGCGTCGGTTCGGATGAATTTTGGGACAAAGCTGAAAAAGCCCTGGCAGATTCGCTCAATACCTGTGGCGTGCCGTGGGAAGAACTGAAAGGCGAGGGCGCATTTTATGGTCCAAAAATCGAATACTCTCTGAAAGACGCATTGGGACGGGTCTGGCAATGCGGCACGATGCAGGTAGATTTCAACATGCCAATTCTGTTGGGAGCTGAATACGTCGATGATCACAGTACGCGCCGGTCCCCGGTTATGCTGCATCGGGCCATCGTCGGTTCCTTGGAGCGCTTCATCGGCATCCTGATTGAAAATCACGCCGGCGCACTGCCGGTTTGGCTTGCCCCCGTGCAAGTCGTTGCTCTTGATGTCACGGAACACCAGGCGTCATATGTCAATGAGGTGGTTTCCGGCCTGAAAGCCGCTGGATTTCGGGTGCAGCCTGATTTGCGCAACGAGAAAATTTCCTATAAAATACGGGAACATAGCTTGCAAAAAGTTCCTTTTTTGCTGGTCTTAGGCGACAAGGAGCTGCAGGCAAAGACCGTAACAGCACGCGTTCGAGATGGAAAAGGCGGCGGTGAAAACCTGCCGCCGATGCGCCTTGAAGCGTTTATTTCGCATTTGAGAGCGGAAATCGCGGCCCGGCGCTAG
- a CDS encoding glutaredoxin family protein produces MNLRRLTVLSRSYCHLCDDMIAALESFRGRFSLTFDIDFVDIDQHPELEAKWGDKVPVLLNAEQEICHYFLDEAALRLALSL; encoded by the coding sequence ATAAACTTGCGCCGACTGACAGTTCTGTCGCGAAGCTACTGTCATCTCTGCGATGACATGATTGCGGCCCTGGAGAGTTTCCGGGGCCGTTTTTCATTGACGTTTGACATCGACTTCGTCGATATCGATCAGCATCCGGAACTTGAGGCGAAATGGGGCGACAAAGTACCGGTGTTGCTAAACGCCGAACAGGAAATTTGCCACTACTTTTTGGATGAAGCAGCGTTGCGCCTAGCCTTGAGTTTATGA
- a CDS encoding DUF599 domain-containing protein, with the protein MDFYRREWMGRTVQRENRIVDAAIVQNLFQGNNFLASTSILVLGGLAALLGASTQAIVVMASLPLAQASSERGFEIKIMLMIVIFIYAFFKFTWAMRQFNFLSLMIGTAPAKTITRPSSIHSSIALPPSLRLPAKIPIAACARFTLRWERCRGSCMRRYSWRRARWWWVFCTTVNFARALCSR; encoded by the coding sequence ATGGATTTCTACCGGCGTGAATGGATGGGCCGCACCGTCCAGCGTGAAAACCGCATCGTGGACGCCGCCATTGTCCAGAATCTGTTTCAAGGAAATAACTTTCTCGCCTCCACGTCGATTCTGGTGCTCGGCGGACTCGCGGCATTGCTCGGCGCGTCGACCCAGGCGATCGTAGTGATGGCGTCACTGCCGCTGGCACAGGCATCGAGTGAGCGCGGATTCGAAATCAAGATCATGTTGATGATCGTGATTTTCATTTACGCGTTTTTCAAATTTACCTGGGCGATGCGCCAGTTCAATTTCCTATCGCTGATGATTGGCACCGCGCCGGCGAAAACGATAACCAGGCCGTCATCGATTCATTCATCAATCGCGCTGCCACCCTCGCTTCGCTTGCCGGCGAAAATTCCAATCGCGGCTTGCGCGCGTTTTACTTTGCGATGGGAGCGATGTCGTGGTTCATGCATGCGGCGCTATTCATGGCGGCGAGCGCGCTGGTGGTGGGTATTTTGTACCACCGTGAATTTCGCTCGCGCACTTTGCTCGCGTTGA
- the upp gene encoding uracil phosphoribosyltransferase translates to MAVIEVNHPLVKHKIGLLRRADLSTKSFRELTAEIGRLLAYEACKDFPLEKTHVEGWSGTVEIDQIKGKKVTLVPILRAGLGMLDGVLDMIPSAKVSVVGISRNHDTLQPEPYFERFVGHLDERVAIILDPMLATAGSMIATIDMLKKNGAKQIKGLVLVAAPEGIARLNATHPDVEIFTAAIDSHLNEIGYIIPGLGDAGDKIFGTKL, encoded by the coding sequence ATGGCCGTCATTGAAGTCAATCATCCCCTCGTCAAACACAAGATCGGCCTGCTACGCCGGGCTGACCTCAGTACTAAATCCTTCCGCGAATTGACTGCCGAGATTGGCCGTTTGCTTGCCTATGAAGCATGCAAGGATTTTCCACTGGAAAAGACGCACGTCGAAGGCTGGAGCGGCACGGTGGAGATCGATCAAATCAAAGGCAAGAAAGTCACGCTGGTACCCATTCTGCGCGCCGGTCTGGGAATGCTTGACGGTGTGCTCGACATGATTCCCAGCGCCAAGGTGAGCGTCGTCGGCATTTCGCGCAATCACGATACATTGCAACCCGAGCCCTACTTCGAGCGGTTCGTCGGGCACCTCGATGAACGCGTGGCGATCATACTGGACCCAATGCTTGCGACCGCAGGCTCCATGATCGCCACCATCGACATGCTGAAAAAGAATGGTGCGAAACAGATCAAAGGCCTGGTGCTGGTCGCCGCCCCGGAAGGCATCGCGCGACTCAACGCCACGCACCCGGACGTGGAGATCTTTACTGCCGCCATCGACAGCCACCTGAATGAAATCGGCTACATCATCCCCGGGCTGGGCGACGCCGGCGACAAGATTTTCGGGACCAAATTGTGA
- a CDS encoding acyl-CoA thioesterase: MNPDQTSGVLLHTLRFPIRWGDMDAMAHVNNTLYLRYFEESRVSWTQSHGMRLRGEGTGMILAKVSVTFKKPVIYPANVVVHLYAGRVGGSSFTMQQTLTVEGETEPSATGECVMVSYDYMQNKAVPVPEKLRAILEGKQG, from the coding sequence ATGAATCCAGATCAAACATCCGGCGTATTGCTCCACACATTGCGATTTCCCATTCGCTGGGGCGACATGGATGCCATGGCGCACGTCAACAATACGCTGTACCTTCGCTACTTTGAGGAAAGCCGTGTTTCCTGGACGCAGAGCCACGGCATGCGCTTGCGGGGGGAAGGGACCGGGATGATCCTCGCCAAGGTCAGCGTGACATTCAAGAAACCGGTCATCTATCCCGCCAATGTCGTGGTCCATTTGTATGCGGGACGCGTCGGCGGTTCCAGTTTCACGATGCAGCAAACACTGACCGTTGAGGGCGAAACCGAGCCATCCGCGACCGGCGAATGTGTCATGGTCTCGTATGACTACATGCAAAACAAGGCAGTGCCGGTGCCGGAAAAACTGCGCGCGATACTCGAAGGCAAACAGGGATAA
- the crcB gene encoding fluoride efflux transporter CrcB, with protein sequence MDKWWLAALAVGGGSAIGGWARWGLAMWLNHRHPLFYYGTFAANATGGFLVGLAVAYFTRHPELPPEWRIAIITGFLGGLTTFSSYSAEVVGLMDRGEIAWALVVAGSHLAASLLLTAAGFWVYRHVVT encoded by the coding sequence ATGGACAAATGGTGGCTGGCCGCACTGGCGGTGGGCGGTGGATCGGCGATTGGCGGATGGGCGCGCTGGGGATTGGCGATGTGGCTGAATCATCGTCATCCGCTTTTTTACTACGGCACGTTTGCGGCCAATGCCACCGGTGGTTTTCTGGTGGGCTTGGCAGTGGCATATTTCACGAGGCACCCGGAGCTTCCGCCCGAATGGCGAATCGCCATCATCACTGGATTTCTGGGGGGGCTCACGACTTTTTCATCCTATTCAGCCGAAGTGGTCGGCCTCATGGATCGCGGCGAAATCGCCTGGGCGCTGGTCGTGGCGGGGTCACATTTGGCGGCGTCATTGCTGCTGACGGCGGCGGGCTTCTGGGTATACCGGCACGTTGTTACGTAA
- a CDS encoding MucB/RseB C-terminal domain-containing protein, whose translation MPYTSPMQGDLAIEWLERICRSARELPYTGVFVHQTADGASTSRITHLVDRQGVELEKLEPMDGPLTEIIRRNEEMTCYKPDSRTVSIDRRATGRFFPSVITGNAKSIAEYYRVKLGSVERIAGFDCQWVILEPKDAMRYMQKLCAEMGTGLLLRAKLFNNRNQMVEQFMFTQLDVNRSLARQSLKSRYEQSQGWQKQFAVKSVKDTDTGWQVGNLPAGFKKIMEMTRNLIGRPEPVSHLVYSDGVLSVSVFVETVQTVPNSFTSVVAEDGPTSFAMRAVDDHQVTVMGEVPVAAVQTIADGVARRTADTPIGARCHMELQ comes from the coding sequence TTGCCGTACACCAGCCCAATGCAGGGCGATCTTGCCATCGAATGGCTTGAGCGAATCTGCCGTTCCGCCAGAGAGCTTCCCTATACCGGCGTGTTTGTTCATCAGACGGCGGATGGTGCAAGCACCTCGCGTATTACCCACTTGGTGGACCGGCAAGGGGTCGAGCTTGAAAAGCTCGAGCCGATGGATGGCCCGCTTACCGAGATCATCCGCCGCAATGAGGAGATGACCTGCTATAAACCCGATTCCCGCACCGTGAGCATTGATCGGCGCGCGACGGGGCGTTTTTTTCCGTCCGTGATCACGGGTAACGCCAAGTCCATTGCCGAATACTATCGCGTCAAATTGGGCAGCGTGGAACGCATCGCCGGATTTGATTGCCAATGGGTGATTCTTGAGCCCAAGGATGCGATGCGTTACATGCAGAAGCTATGTGCGGAAATGGGTACGGGCCTGCTGCTCCGCGCAAAACTGTTCAACAACCGCAATCAGATGGTTGAGCAATTCATGTTCACGCAGCTTGACGTCAATCGCAGTTTGGCCAGGCAATCCCTGAAATCACGCTACGAACAATCGCAAGGCTGGCAAAAGCAGTTCGCCGTGAAATCCGTGAAAGATACCGATACCGGCTGGCAGGTCGGGAACCTGCCGGCGGGATTCAAAAAAATCATGGAAATGACGCGTAACCTGATCGGCCGGCCCGAACCCGTTTCGCACCTGGTTTATTCCGACGGCGTATTAAGCGTCTCGGTATTTGTTGAAACCGTGCAAACCGTCCCCAATTCATTTACTTCGGTCGTGGCGGAAGATGGACCTACTTCCTTTGCCATGCGCGCGGTAGACGATCATCAGGTAACAGTGATGGGCGAAGTACCTGTGGCCGCCGTTCAAACGATTGCCGATGGAGTGGCGCGCCGCACCGCTGACACTCCCATCGGAGCTCGATGTCACATGGAATTGCAGTAA
- the rpmI gene encoding 50S ribosomal protein L35, with amino-acid sequence MPKMKTKSGAAKRFKPRGSGSIKRSMAFKRHILTKKTTKNKRQLRGTAEIHATNLVSVHRMLPYA; translated from the coding sequence ATGCCAAAGATGAAAACCAAAAGTGGCGCCGCCAAGCGGTTCAAGCCGCGCGGCAGCGGCTCAATCAAGCGCTCCATGGCGTTCAAACGCCACATCCTCACCAAGAAAACCACCAAGAACAAGCGTCAATTGCGTGGAACGGCTGAGATTCATGCAACCAATCTGGTCAGTGTGCATCGCATGCTGCCCTACGCGTAA